The proteins below come from a single candidate division WOR-3 bacterium genomic window:
- a CDS encoding 2Fe-2S iron-sulfur cluster-binding protein, with amino-acid sequence MITITINGKRIKAKKGETVLRIAERAGIRIPTLCYHKDLTPYGGCRLCIVEVKGTRIPLTACTLNAEHGMVIKTDTPHLRNLRRFTLQLMLSEHPNACLICEREADCANFQECIKKSAVTFGCKSCPQNENCALQDMVRELGIKDIPFDFRYRGLELERHDPFFDRDYNLCILCGRCIRVCDEIRGAHTLAFHHRGPDTLVGTAFDLPHLESDCQFCGACVDFCPTGALRGRFSRYDKPPEKVVKTTCMLCSVGCQIDLNVSEEKITCSTPHDSQLCARGRFGIAPLVHHPKRITVPLMKKGDAVIEVEWAEALAFVASKLHEYRNHTGVLLTPELTSEAIGKVYSLADLAKMKIAVEMDPDNMPEALNLTRAKGKVAFVILNTDLVADYSVLLLGLRKRYKNNAVFIVIDPVVGRSNRFADAVLNPVQGAENDVLQLLSGSKRTNSKTGIPAAEIEAAKSLISGRKIFVLYDPANAPSAKIKKPLNALPLHSKSNMLTIAGLGFDSTPGQMLADKNIDCLYAIGSASDLSRKYKTVIVQDCFLPDFEFDVFLPAATFAESNGSVQDISGKSKNVRCATAPAGKAMPDDKIIDELARTMNIRLKKRLQKRTAKRTKRIHPSKVSKKYPLTLIARQNTYGYRNKTLSAVLKGFDRLRGDRCIWLNERTAAKYRLKEGMNATLAGPYGAHTARVKISSSIPDDAVLIYYHQSTRNFAAGPVRIECIRS; translated from the coding sequence ATGATAACGATAACGATCAATGGCAAGCGTATAAAGGCAAAAAAGGGTGAAACCGTCCTGAGGATCGCTGAACGTGCCGGTATCAGGATCCCGACCCTGTGTTATCATAAGGACCTGACACCTTACGGAGGCTGCCGTCTCTGTATTGTCGAGGTGAAAGGTACAAGAATACCGCTCACTGCATGCACCCTGAATGCTGAGCATGGCATGGTTATCAAGACCGACACACCGCATTTGCGCAACTTGCGCAGATTCACCCTTCAGCTGATGTTATCAGAGCACCCAAATGCGTGCCTCATTTGCGAACGCGAAGCAGATTGTGCCAATTTTCAGGAATGCATAAAAAAATCAGCGGTCACCTTTGGGTGCAAGTCCTGTCCCCAGAACGAAAACTGTGCCTTGCAGGACATGGTACGAGAGCTTGGAATAAAGGATATTCCTTTCGACTTCCGGTATCGCGGTCTCGAATTAGAACGGCACGACCCGTTCTTTGACCGCGACTACAATTTGTGTATATTATGCGGCCGGTGCATCCGCGTGTGCGACGAGATAAGAGGCGCTCACACCCTAGCATTCCACCACCGCGGACCTGACACCCTGGTCGGCACCGCTTTTGATCTGCCTCATCTTGAATCGGACTGTCAATTCTGCGGTGCCTGTGTCGATTTCTGTCCAACCGGTGCGTTGAGGGGCAGATTCAGCCGATATGATAAACCGCCTGAAAAGGTAGTAAAGACTACCTGTATGCTGTGTAGTGTTGGATGCCAGATCGATCTCAATGTTTCCGAAGAGAAAATCACCTGTTCAACCCCGCACGACAGTCAACTCTGCGCGCGGGGGCGCTTTGGCATCGCGCCGCTCGTTCACCATCCCAAACGTATCACCGTACCGCTGATGAAAAAAGGTGATGCGGTGATCGAAGTCGAATGGGCTGAAGCACTGGCTTTCGTGGCCAGTAAGCTGCATGAGTACAGAAATCATACCGGCGTTCTGCTCACACCCGAGCTGACCAGCGAAGCGATCGGTAAGGTCTATTCGCTTGCCGACCTTGCAAAGATGAAGATTGCCGTTGAGATGGATCCAGATAACATGCCAGAGGCGTTGAATTTGACCAGAGCCAAAGGCAAGGTAGCCTTTGTTATCTTGAACACGGACCTGGTGGCTGATTACTCGGTTCTGCTCCTCGGACTTCGTAAGAGATACAAGAATAATGCAGTATTCATCGTCATCGATCCAGTTGTCGGACGCTCGAATCGCTTTGCGGATGCGGTGCTCAACCCGGTCCAAGGAGCAGAAAATGACGTTCTCCAACTGCTCTCGGGATCCAAAAGGACAAACAGTAAAACGGGTATCCCGGCCGCGGAAATCGAAGCGGCAAAAAGTCTGATCAGCGGCAGAAAGATTTTTGTATTATACGATCCAGCGAACGCACCATCAGCAAAGATCAAGAAACCGCTAAATGCATTGCCCCTGCACAGCAAGAGCAACATGCTGACGATAGCCGGGCTGGGATTTGACAGCACACCTGGACAAATGCTGGCGGACAAGAATATCGATTGTCTCTACGCTATCGGCAGTGCTTCAGATCTGAGCAGGAAATACAAGACGGTGATCGTTCAGGACTGCTTCCTGCCAGACTTTGAATTTGATGTGTTCCTGCCGGCCGCCACTTTTGCCGAATCAAACGGCAGCGTCCAGGACATCAGCGGCAAATCGAAAAATGTGCGCTGCGCCACCGCACCGGCGGGCAAAGCGATGCCCGACGATAAGATCATCGATGAACTGGCTCGCACCATGAACATCAGACTCAAGAAAAGACTTCAGAAGCGAACAGCAAAGAGAACGAAGAGAATCCACCCTTCCAAGGTCAGCAAAAAGTATCCGTTGACTTTGATCGCACGGCAGAACACGTATGGATATCGTAACAAAACGCTCTCAGCCGTTTTGAAGGGGTTCGATCGTTTGCGCGGGGACAGATGCATATGGTTGAACGAGAGGACCGCTGCGAAATACAGATTGAAGGAAGGAATGAACGCGACTTTGGCTGGACCTTATGGTGCAC